The following is a genomic window from Penaeus chinensis breed Huanghai No. 1 chromosome 38, ASM1920278v2, whole genome shotgun sequence.
ctgtgtaagtatgtattattatatgcaGAGTAAttcatacagtatgtgtgtgtgtgtgtagttaagtggctatatagagagagatttatatatataaatatatatatatataaatagatatatatatatatgtatgtatgtgtttatgtatgtatgtatgtatatttcagtgtattagtgtacacatacatacaacacatacatacaaagttgagcctgtatattcatatacgagCTATAGATAAGCTATGAGGTATGATTACTACATATATCGTGAAAgctggtctgtctgccgtgtctctctcctccccccccccccaccccctccgtctctgtctgctGAAGCATGTCCTTTTACTTGTCGCAGATGTGTCAAAAGCAAAAGCAGATCCGGCACCTGCatccgcccaaggaggaaaggcagctcaTGAGGACAGAAGTGTGAAACGTACCAtcttgtttacacatacacacacacacatctatgagtgtgtgtgtgtagatagatatatagacacacacgcacacacacacacacacgcacacacacacacacacacacacacacacacacacacacacacacacacacacacatatatatatatgtgtatatgaatatttacatacaaacacacacacacacatatatgtatatatagatatacatacatacataaatacatacataaacacacacacgcatacatacacacacacacacacacacacacacacacacatacacacacatacatacatacttatatacacacgcatgtggaTTTTAACGCAGCGGGTCAAGAATGCTTCGTCCCCAAAAGAAGTATCCTCAGTTGTTCAGTGAGCTAAATATACACATCATGCATTCAGGTATCcacattttattattcatatttaaacCGTTTCTTATCAAATAAAAAGTGTTTTATTAGAGAAAAGGCTCGGGTGATCTTGGCCATGAATGCGCCTTCATGATAGCTAGCCATTAAAAAATGTCGTTTGATTATGAGGGAAATTTCACttctatataaaaataatcatatcttTTTAGGTGGCTACTTGTATAAACATTTCCGTCTATAGAGAATGTTATTGTATAGCATTCTCAGCTGATGACGTCAGAAGAAACGGTTTCCGAATGGACCGGGAATGAAAAAGGCGAACCGGCACCTCGAACAATTTCAGGTTATATATAGTGCATCATCCGACCGTTGCTCACGTTTTAGGGCTCTCAGGACTTAGGTCCCAAGGTTGTTGCTGTGGGATTCATCTAAAGAGACTAGTGTTATAATTGTAGGCCAGAGTGCTTAtaattaaaacacgaagcaccacggcaggtaaggactaagccgagtcagcaccagctgacaaacgttaccgagtcgacattagtcgacacaggccgggcgaagctcagctttgcatatcggacCTATCCTTAGCATTGCACAAGTTGTCTGAGTTCATCCTATCCAAAACAGCACAACATTAGAATAggcgcatgtatgtataatttccaCATcatcatatatagtcatatagtcATATTTCCTAGATGAACATTATATTTAACACTCgaagttataataatactgaacATTTAAAATCCTCTATTGTAGATTCCCGACTTCGACGAGATCATCAGAGATGGAACCGGCCTGCAACCTCTTCTGCAAATGCCATGTTAACGACCCTCCCTGCTACATGTGTGTCATCCTTGACTGTACCATAGTGAGTACGTAATATCTATCAAAATGTGTCTCTCGTTGGTAAGGAGCGATGTTCTCGTAATCTAGCGTATTTAAAATCGCTTTCTCATCACAGGACCAATGGATGACATGGTTCTTCAGCCGTCTGCTCCTGTCTTGAGTGGCGATCTCGAGTTTTTCTCTCCTAGCAGTCTTGAAGAGGTGAGAAGCAACCTTGTAAATGCATCCCTTTTAAGGTCTGAACCCACTGTGAATGCCATTGAACTTTTAGTGCCAATTAAGTAAGGCCTTAGTCTCATTGTCTAAGTTGTTTAATGGAATTTgcattattgctatttatattagtattagtatcatacgTATAGGATGAGAAGATGGGACCTTTTCAGAGAGGACCAGCCAAGCCCCCACCTTCAGCGTCCTCAGGTGAATCTTTCGTGACATTCCGTCttggagaggcgaaggaggagggcgtAGGAAACGATGccccaggaggagaaggaggagggggagagaggagatgccTGTCCCCTGTCACCGGCCGATGCCCCCAAACAGTTCCCGGCATCACTCCTTTTCCTGCCCGAATAAAGAGGGTTTCCCGAAAGCGCATTCTTGCTTcgcgccctcctcttcctcttccctcccctccatcttctcctcctcctcttcttcctacccactctcctcttccttctcctccccattcacctcttcctccccgctctcatcttcctcctcctccccattcacctcttcctcattctcctcctccttttctccctcgcccatttctccttccctcttacaaGCGGGAAAAGAACACGTCTGACGCCCCTCACAGAGAAAGGTCTTCGCGAAACAGTCGTCGAGAAATGAACTCCAGAGAAAACCGAAATAAAGTGTACAAAGACCAATGGGACAACCTAGCGTCGAGGATGACGTCCATCGCAAAAGTATCTTCGTGAAACGACCCGAAGActcaaatatttgtgtgtatacatatatgtgtgtgtgtgtgtatatatatgtgtatatatatatatgtatatatttgtttgtatatatatttgtatataagatatatatgtatatatttgtgtatatatatatgtgtgtgtgtatatatgtatatatgtatacatatatgatatatgtgtatatatttgtccataaatatatgtatttgtgtatatatatatttat
Proteins encoded in this region:
- the LOC125046161 gene encoding pollen-specific leucine-rich repeat extensin-like protein 1 isoform X1, which codes for MEPACNLFCKCHVNDPPCYMCVILDCTIVRPMDDMVLQPSAPVLSGDLEFFSPSSLEEDEKMGPFQRGPAKPPPSASSGESFVTFRLGEAKEEGVGNDAPGGEGGGGERRCLSPVTGRCPQTVPGITPFPARIKRVSRKRILASRPPLPLPSPPSSPPPLLPTHSPLPSPPHSPLPPRSHLPPPPHSPLPHSPPPFLPRPFLLPSYKREKNTSDAPHRERSSRNSRREMNSRENRNKVYKDQWDNLASRMTSIAKVSS
- the LOC125046161 gene encoding vegetative cell wall protein gp1-like isoform X2 — encoded protein: MEPACNLFCKCHVNDPPCYMCVILDCTIVRPMDDMVLQPSAPVLSGDLEFFSPSSLEERGPAKPPPSASSGESFVTFRLGEAKEEGVGNDAPGGEGGGGERRCLSPVTGRCPQTVPGITPFPARIKRVSRKRILASRPPLPLPSPPSSPPPLLPTHSPLPSPPHSPLPPRSHLPPPPHSPLPHSPPPFLPRPFLLPSYKREKNTSDAPHRERSSRNSRREMNSRENRNKVYKDQWDNLASRMTSIAKVSS